The following are encoded together in the Anopheles nili chromosome 3, idAnoNiliSN_F5_01, whole genome shotgun sequence genome:
- the LOC128723980 gene encoding uncharacterized protein LOC128723980, translating to MILVAVILACFVQLVVKASPSWTALDPEKTLYIFKRCHEDHLPTDQTRSAYFASWRNWKLEPNNSITHCYVSCVLKMLGLYDEKQQRFKSDTIPAQYDAFKQFTNAKLEEVNKFKQAVSKLNGGTGTCLELYNAYLPVHNEFVNLIRQLYHGRVPSVAKIYAAMPIKQISESYFLYCYKQVWQDDEEEEMRKARAYDLSGSLKLRKAIDCIFRGLRYMSDDGLSTDEVVRDFNLINRGDLEQSVRSVLSQCPGKESYDYYACLLSDRTVGEDFKEAFDFHELRSTDYGYLLIGKTYEGPEKVKEELKQLKTTLITWKYSPEDQKMILVAVILACLLNLEVKALPSWTALDPEKTLYTYKRCYEDHLPVDQSRVVYLRSWNSWKLEPNDAVTHCYASCVLKRLELYDEKQKKFKSGRILTQYDAFKQYTNAKLEEVNKFKQAVSKLNGGTGTCLELYNAYLPVHNEFVNLTRQLYHGTVPGAAKIYAAMPQLKQKGESYFLYCYKQVWRDTQEEEMRKARAYDLSGSLKLRKAIDCIFRGLRYMSDEGLNADEVVRDFKLINRGVLEQSVRSVLRKCPGKNSYDYYACLVSDRKIGEDFKKAFDFHELRSADYAFLLRGKSYEGPEKVKEELKHLNTTVCDS from the exons ATGATTCTGGTCGCAGTTATACTCGCATGTTTTGTTCAACTCGTAGTGAAA GCGTCGCCATCTTGGACCGCTTTGGATCCCGAGAAAACACTTTATATCTTCAAGCGATGTCATGAAGATCATCTGCCTACCGATCAGACCAGAAGTGCATACTTTGCTAGTTGGAGAAATTGGAAGCTAGAACCGAATAATTCCATCACCCATTGCTATGTTTCGTGTGTTCTTAAGATGCTAGGGCTGTATGACGAGAAACAACAAAGGTTCAAG TCCGATACGATTCCCGCGCAATATGACGCTTTCAAACAGTTCACTAACGCCAAACTAGAAGAGGTTAACAAATTCAAACAAGCAGTTTCCAAACTAAACGGAGGCACTGGGACTTGTTTGGAGCTTTATAATGCCTACTTGCCGGTTCACAACGAGTTCGTTAATCTCATACGCCAGCTCTACCACGGGAGGGTGCCAAGTGTTGCAAAAATCTATGCCGCTATGCCGATCAAACAGATCAGCGAATCATACTTTCTGTACTGCTACAAGCAGGTATGGCAAGATGATGAGGAAGAAGAAATGCGGAAGGCTCGTGCATACGATCTATCTGGTAGTCTAAAACTGCGCAAAGCCATTGATTGCATATTCCGCGGACTGCGATACATGAGCGATGACGGTTTGAGT actGACGAGGTCGTGCGTGATTTCAATCTGATTAACCGAGGTGATCTAGAGCAATCTGTTCGATCTGTTCTGAGTCAATGTCCTGGCAAAGAGTCATACGATTACTACGCTTGCCTTCTTAGCGACCGAACAGTTGGAGAAGACTTCAAGGAGGCGTTCGATTTCCATGAGCTGCGTTCCACCGACTACGGCTACTTGCTGATAGGAAAAACTTACGAAGGTCCTGAAAAGGTCAAAGAGGAGCTGAAGCAACTAAAAACCACC CTCATAACGTGGAAGTATTCTCCTGAAGATCAAAAGATGATCCTGGTCGCAGTTATACTCGCATGCCTTCTTAATCTCGAAGTGAAA GCGTTGCCTTCTTGGACCGCTTTGGATCCTGAAAAAACTCTGTATACCTACAAACGATGTTATGAAGATCATCTACCTGTCGATCAGAGCAGAGTAGTGTACTTACGTAGCTGGAATAGCTGGAAATTAGAACCGAATGATGCAGTCACTCATTGCTATGCTTCGTGCGTGCTTAAAAGACTGGAGTTGTAtgacgagaaacaaaaaaagttcaAG TCCGGCAGAATTCTCACACAGTATGACGCTTTCAAACAGTACACTAACGCCAAACTAGAAGAGGTTAACAAATTCAAACAGGCAGTTTCCAAACTAAACGGAGGCACTGGGACTTGTTTGGAGCTTTATAATGCCTACTTGCCGGTTCACAACGAGTTTGTTAATCTCACTCGTCAGCTTTACCATGGAACGGTGCCAGGTGCCGCAAAAATCTATGCCGCTATGCCACAGCTCAAACAAAAAGGCGAATCATACTTCCTGTACTGCTACAAGCAGGTTTGGCGAGATActcaagaagaagaaatgcGAAAGGCTCGAGCATACGATCTATCCGGTAGTCTAAAACTGCGCAAAGCCATCGATTGCATATTCCGCGGACTGCGATACATGAGCGATGAAGGTTTGAAT GCTGATGAGGTCGTTCGTGATTTCAAGCTGATTAACCGAGGCGTTCTAGAGCAATCCGTTCGATCTGTCCTGAGGAAATGTCCTGGTAAAAACTCGTACGATTATTATGCTTGCTTAGTTAGTGACCGAAAAATTGGAGAAGACTTCAAAAAGGCGTTTGATTTCCATGAACTGCGTTCCGCCGACTACGCATTCCTGTTAAGAGGTAAATCCTACGAAGGTCCTGAAAAGGTCAAAGAGGAGCTGAAGCACCTAAATACCACCGTTTGCGATTCCTAG